One stretch of Methylococcus capsulatus DNA includes these proteins:
- a CDS encoding pyridoxal phosphate-dependent decarboxylase family protein, which translates to MNTYHRHYSEILEALKTCFPSPVSNPVMDGYFVHTLSCFLDRVDDLKSAAPVLGATLDGDYAAQRALPMPERMSSIERITAMLADYCRGMVVWAHPNAQANVIPPPTIASITAFIASAIYNPNIIWDEYSARFAEAEIEAVAMLADLVGYERERAGGVFTFGGTGTILYGLKLALEKISGGRAMREGIRKPYKILASGVSHYSRVNVAGWLGLGSENLVTVPTTLQNEMSLTHLESELRRRFEAGEEVAAIIATLGTTDAFGIDDLAAIADIRDALAEEYRLPYRPHLHADAVIGWPWSVFKDYDFELNPLGFHARTLRSLQDSVERIGFLHRADSIGLDFHKTGYAPYVSSAVLVKDRENLALLSRDPAQMPYLYQFGHYHPGLFTLECSRSGAGALAALANLRLLGKEGYRVILGHSVEMSERLRELLEELDFVHILNGGNFGPVTLFRLYPPGTEAAAAYQRELTDPAYADILERHNRFNREIFDRMHAKAVKGEGVLLSWTDAYRDAGRGNGRIAAIKSFIMSPWTDRRAIDRVVDQVWRAWESCGPGFSA; encoded by the coding sequence GTGAACACCTATCATCGTCATTACAGCGAGATCCTGGAGGCCCTGAAGACCTGTTTTCCGTCACCGGTGTCCAATCCGGTCATGGACGGCTACTTCGTGCATACGCTGTCATGTTTCCTGGATCGGGTGGACGACCTCAAGTCCGCCGCACCCGTCCTGGGGGCGACGTTGGACGGCGATTATGCCGCCCAGCGCGCTTTGCCGATGCCGGAGCGGATGAGCTCGATCGAGCGGATTACCGCCATGCTGGCGGACTATTGCCGCGGCATGGTGGTATGGGCGCATCCGAACGCCCAGGCCAATGTGATACCGCCGCCCACCATTGCCAGCATCACCGCTTTCATCGCCAGCGCCATCTACAATCCGAACATCATCTGGGATGAATATTCCGCCCGCTTCGCCGAAGCCGAAATCGAGGCGGTGGCCATGTTGGCGGATCTGGTCGGCTACGAGCGGGAGCGTGCCGGCGGGGTGTTTACCTTCGGCGGTACCGGCACGATACTCTACGGCCTGAAGCTGGCCCTGGAGAAGATTTCCGGCGGCCGCGCGATGCGTGAAGGCATCCGCAAGCCGTACAAAATACTGGCTTCGGGAGTGTCGCACTATTCCAGGGTGAACGTCGCCGGCTGGTTGGGGCTTGGTAGCGAAAACCTGGTCACCGTGCCCACCACTCTTCAGAACGAGATGTCGCTGACCCATCTGGAAAGTGAGCTGCGGCGGCGGTTCGAGGCCGGTGAGGAAGTGGCGGCGATCATCGCCACCCTCGGCACCACCGACGCCTTCGGCATCGACGACCTCGCCGCCATCGCCGATATCCGGGATGCGCTGGCGGAGGAATACCGCCTGCCGTACCGGCCGCACCTCCATGCCGATGCGGTGATCGGCTGGCCGTGGTCGGTGTTCAAGGATTACGACTTCGAGTTGAATCCCTTGGGATTCCATGCCCGCACCCTGCGCTCGCTGCAGGATTCGGTCGAGCGCATCGGCTTTCTGCACCGCGCCGACAGCATCGGGTTGGATTTCCACAAGACCGGCTATGCGCCTTATGTGTCCAGCGCGGTGCTGGTGAAGGACCGCGAGAATCTGGCGCTGTTGAGTCGCGATCCGGCCCAGATGCCTTATCTCTATCAGTTCGGCCATTACCATCCGGGGTTGTTCACTTTGGAATGCTCCCGCTCCGGTGCCGGCGCGCTGGCGGCACTGGCCAATCTCCGGCTGCTCGGCAAGGAGGGCTATCGCGTCATCCTCGGCCACAGCGTGGAAATGTCGGAGCGTCTGCGCGAATTGCTGGAGGAGCTGGATTTCGTCCATATTCTCAACGGTGGCAACTTCGGGCCGGTGACCCTGTTCCGGCTCTACCCGCCCGGCACCGAAGCGGCGGCGGCCTATCAGCGGGAACTGACCGACCCGGCGTACGCGGACATTCTGGAGCGCCACAACCGTTTCAACCGCGAAATCTTCGACCGCATGCATGCCAAGGCGGTAAAAGGCGAGGGCGTGCTGTTGTCCTGGACCGACGCCTATCGCGACGCAGGCCGTGGCAACGGCCGCATCGCCGCCATCAAATCCTTCATCATGAGCCCCTGGACCGATCGAAGGGCGATCGACCGGGTGGTCGATCAGGTATGGCGGGCCTGGGAGTCCTGTGGGCCCGGTTTTTCTGCCTGA
- a CDS encoding class I SAM-dependent methyltransferase encodes MDVGCGCGGTANWFRRHGWGEVTGVDIDAVSLEYARQRYPGVRFLQQDACRMEPEQFHGFDLVYLFTALYAFPDHLEALRRMRMAARRIGTGGNAGLKSDRDLGRWPICNAAITLRIRMTVRQAAFG; translated from the coding sequence CTGGATGTCGGCTGCGGTTGCGGCGGTACCGCCAACTGGTTCCGGCGCCATGGCTGGGGCGAGGTGACCGGGGTGGACATCGACGCCGTGTCGCTCGAATACGCCAGACAGCGCTATCCCGGCGTCCGGTTCTTGCAGCAGGATGCCTGCCGCATGGAGCCGGAGCAATTCCATGGATTCGACCTGGTTTATCTGTTCACGGCCCTGTACGCCTTCCCCGACCACTTGGAGGCGCTGCGCCGGATGAGGATGGCCGCGCGGCGCATTGGTACGGGCGGGAACGCAGGACTGAAGTCCGACCGTGACCTGGGCCGTTGGCCTATATGCAACGCCGCGATTACGCTTAGAATCCGCATGACTGTCCGTCAGGCAGCGTTCGGCTGA
- a CDS encoding VOC family protein codes for MAKAIPDGYHTVIPYLVVRGAAELIEFMKTAFDAKEWERIMRPDGTVGHAEMRVGDSVIMLSEARGEWQPMPGAIYLYVPDADAAYQRALEAGASSISPPANQFYGDRHGGVRDASGNIWWIATHIEDVPAAELKQRAEVFFSKH; via the coding sequence ATGGCTAAAGCAATTCCCGACGGTTATCACACCGTCATCCCTTATCTGGTGGTACGGGGCGCCGCCGAATTGATCGAATTCATGAAAACCGCATTCGACGCGAAGGAATGGGAACGGATCATGCGTCCGGACGGCACCGTCGGCCATGCCGAAATGCGAGTCGGCGACTCTGTGATCATGCTGAGCGAAGCCAGAGGCGAGTGGCAACCCATGCCCGGCGCGATCTATCTCTACGTCCCCGATGCCGACGCCGCCTACCAGCGCGCACTCGAGGCGGGGGCATCCTCTATCTCACCGCCCGCCAACCAGTTCTACGGCGACCGCCACGGTGGCGTACGCGATGCATCGGGCAACATCTGGTGGATCGCCACCCACATTGAGGACGTACCGGCCGCGGAACTCAAGCAGCGCGCCGAAGTCTTCTTCTCCAAGCACTGA
- a CDS encoding efflux RND transporter periplasmic adaptor subunit, translating to MTATLPSKPGSFIPIALLAIFSALAACSDSRGGAELTRPVVTFRVTEEAGSAGMSFAGEIRARHETTLSFRVAGKLASRPVELGDRVRKGQLLAALDPADYELAMQTAKAQLAAARAELEFTREDLQRYRELLEQRVVSPPEFDRRRTAFTAAKERVTALEAQAAQASNQVDYTELRADRGGVVTAVSAETGQVLAAGQPVLTLARLDEPEVSVDVPEHRVGRIHSGQEAAVTLWADGRRLKARIREIAAAADPASRTYRVRATLLEGQETVRFGMTATLWIDAVGTERLAIPLSAVFSPQQQPAPPRVWLVDEAQLTVKSVPVRLNGVTGAGRVWVEGVVPGQLLVSAGVQRLTEGQKVRIIPDPTGRP from the coding sequence ATGACTGCCACCCTTCCGTCGAAACCGGGAAGCTTCATCCCCATCGCTCTCCTCGCGATTTTCTCGGCGCTCGCGGCCTGCTCCGACAGCCGCGGCGGAGCGGAGCTGACCCGACCGGTCGTCACCTTTCGGGTCACCGAAGAAGCCGGTTCCGCCGGCATGAGTTTCGCCGGCGAAATCAGAGCCCGCCATGAAACCACCCTGTCTTTCCGGGTCGCCGGAAAACTGGCCTCCCGCCCGGTCGAGCTGGGCGACCGAGTCCGGAAAGGCCAGTTGCTGGCCGCTTTGGACCCTGCCGATTACGAACTGGCCATGCAGACGGCCAAAGCCCAACTGGCCGCCGCCCGGGCAGAACTGGAGTTCACCCGCGAAGATCTTCAACGATACCGCGAACTCCTGGAGCAGCGCGTCGTCAGCCCTCCCGAATTCGATCGCCGCCGCACCGCCTTCACCGCCGCGAAGGAGCGCGTGACTGCGCTCGAAGCCCAGGCGGCCCAGGCGTCCAACCAGGTGGACTACACCGAGCTGCGCGCCGACCGGGGCGGCGTGGTCACTGCGGTCTCGGCGGAAACCGGCCAGGTGCTGGCCGCCGGCCAGCCGGTGCTCACGCTGGCCCGGCTCGACGAACCGGAGGTCAGCGTCGATGTCCCCGAGCACCGCGTCGGCCGGATCCACTCCGGCCAGGAGGCGGCCGTGACGCTTTGGGCCGACGGGCGGCGGCTCAAGGCCCGCATCCGCGAGATTGCCGCGGCGGCGGACCCTGCGAGCCGAACCTACCGGGTAAGGGCCACGCTGCTCGAAGGCCAGGAGACTGTCCGTTTCGGCATGACCGCGACCCTCTGGATCGACGCCGTCGGAACGGAACGGCTGGCGATCCCCCTTTCGGCCGTGTTCAGTCCCCAGCAGCAGCCCGCTCCGCCTCGCGTCTGGCTGGTGGACGAAGCACAGCTTACGGTCAAATCGGTGCCCGTCCGCCTGAATGGAGTCACGGGCGCGGGACGCGTTTGGGTCGAAGGCGTGGTGCCAGGCCAGTTGCTGGTGAGTGCCGGCGTGCAGCGCCTGACCGAAGGCCAGAAAGTGCGCATCATCCCCGACCCGACCGGCCGGCCATGA
- a CDS encoding efflux RND transporter permease subunit, with translation MKGFNLSQWALEHRAFTGFLMTLVLLGGLFAYFRLEQREDPEFTFRLMVVKTLYPGATAREVEEQLTDRLEKKLQELPDLDYLRSYSKPGESLIFVVPREDTSPEEVADIWYQVRKKVGDVRMTLPQGVIGPFFNDEFGDTYSLIYAFSGEGFDYARLKERVEAVRQQILRVKDVEKADLIGAQEEKIYLEFSDKKMARLGLDATEVAAALQTQNAMAPAGTVNTGAGDLPVRITGTFDSVENVANLAVRIGGRTFRVSDFAEVRRGYVDPPEFRMRFNGKDVIGLGIAMNRKGDVLALGKALDATLKRVEGELPIGIAVEKVADQAQVVRRSIGEFKRTFFEALAAVLLVSFLSLGIRAGAVVALTVPLVLAATLLGMLLAGIALHRISLGALILALGLLVDDAMIAIEMMARKLEEGWDRMRAATFAYTATAFPMLTGTLITIAGFLPVGLARSQAGEYTQAIFQVVGLSLMLSWFGAVIFTPYLGFMALRPKGAGSAHELYDTPFYNRLRRGVAACVEHRGKVILATAALFALGIATLTRVPEQFFPLSNRPEVVIDLWLPEGSSFAQTEAAAKRMESVLAHDPDVLSYATYIGGGSPRFFLLIVQQLANANLAEFVVMTGDNGARERVMRRIRQALAADFPEVRGRAMRLNVGPPMDYPVVFRVFGKDPAVVRGIADQVAAVVRANPHTVDVNDDWHERIPALRLVLDQDKARALGVSTASLARVLQAHYSGVTVGQLRENDQLIDIVWRAQTRLRTDTAGLPDLAVPTGSGQPVPLSQLVRFETVFEDGVRWRRNRFPAISVRADVTDGVLAPDVAAEIEPALKPILDELPPGYFVETGAAREDAWTAQKSILVWIPLVLVATLLLLMLQLQNLSRTFLVFVTAPLGVIGAAFALLLFQAPFGFVALLGIIALAGMIMRNSVILVDQIEQDEKAGLDTRRAIIESTVRRFRPIMLTAAAAILAMIPLSTNDFFAPQAIAIMGGLSVATVLTVFFLPALYAAWFKVERREGAA, from the coding sequence ATGAAAGGTTTCAACCTCAGCCAATGGGCGCTGGAACACCGCGCCTTCACCGGCTTCCTCATGACACTCGTCCTGCTGGGCGGGCTTTTCGCCTATTTCCGGCTGGAGCAGCGGGAGGATCCCGAATTCACCTTCCGCCTGATGGTGGTGAAGACGCTGTATCCAGGGGCGACGGCGCGGGAGGTGGAGGAACAGCTCACCGACCGCCTCGAAAAAAAACTCCAGGAGCTGCCAGACCTCGACTACCTGCGCAGCTACTCCAAGCCGGGAGAATCGCTGATCTTCGTGGTACCGCGTGAGGACACCTCACCGGAAGAAGTCGCCGACATCTGGTACCAGGTCCGCAAGAAAGTCGGCGATGTCCGGATGACACTGCCACAGGGGGTCATCGGTCCCTTCTTCAATGACGAATTCGGCGACACCTACAGCCTGATTTACGCTTTTTCCGGCGAAGGCTTCGATTACGCCCGGCTCAAGGAGCGGGTGGAAGCGGTCCGGCAGCAGATTCTGCGAGTCAAGGACGTGGAAAAGGCCGATCTCATCGGCGCCCAGGAAGAAAAAATCTACCTCGAGTTTTCCGACAAGAAGATGGCCCGCCTGGGACTGGACGCCACCGAGGTCGCCGCCGCCCTGCAGACGCAGAACGCCATGGCGCCGGCGGGAACGGTGAACACCGGGGCGGGCGATTTGCCGGTGCGGATCACCGGAACTTTCGACTCGGTGGAGAACGTGGCGAATCTCGCGGTGCGCATCGGCGGCCGGACCTTCAGGGTCAGCGACTTCGCCGAGGTCAGGCGCGGCTATGTCGACCCGCCGGAATTCCGGATGCGTTTCAACGGCAAGGATGTGATCGGGCTGGGCATCGCCATGAACCGGAAGGGCGATGTGCTGGCTCTGGGAAAGGCCCTGGACGCCACGCTAAAGCGCGTCGAAGGCGAACTGCCGATCGGCATCGCGGTGGAAAAGGTCGCCGACCAGGCGCAGGTCGTCCGCCGCTCCATCGGCGAATTCAAACGCACATTCTTCGAAGCGCTGGCGGCGGTGCTCCTGGTCAGCTTCCTGAGCCTGGGGATTCGGGCGGGCGCGGTCGTTGCGCTCACGGTGCCCTTGGTGCTGGCCGCCACCCTGCTCGGCATGCTGCTGGCCGGCATCGCCCTGCACCGCATCTCCCTAGGAGCGCTGATCCTGGCGCTGGGCCTGCTGGTGGACGATGCCATGATCGCCATCGAGATGATGGCCCGTAAGCTCGAGGAAGGCTGGGACCGGATGCGAGCCGCGACTTTCGCCTACACTGCCACCGCCTTTCCGATGCTCACCGGTACCCTGATCACCATCGCCGGCTTCCTGCCGGTGGGTCTAGCCCGCTCCCAGGCGGGCGAATACACGCAAGCGATCTTCCAGGTGGTGGGGCTCTCGCTCATGTTGTCCTGGTTCGGGGCGGTGATCTTCACGCCTTACCTGGGATTCATGGCGCTCAGGCCGAAAGGTGCCGGATCGGCCCATGAGCTCTACGACACCCCCTTCTACAACCGTCTGCGCAGAGGGGTGGCGGCCTGTGTGGAGCATCGCGGCAAAGTAATCCTGGCAACGGCCGCGCTGTTCGCCCTCGGCATCGCGACCTTGACCCGGGTACCGGAGCAGTTTTTTCCGCTGTCGAACCGGCCGGAGGTCGTGATCGACCTGTGGCTGCCCGAAGGAAGCAGCTTCGCGCAAACCGAGGCCGCCGCCAAGCGTATGGAATCGGTTCTGGCCCATGACCCGGACGTGTTGAGTTACGCGACCTACATCGGTGGCGGCAGCCCGCGTTTTTTCCTGCTCATCGTGCAACAGCTCGCCAATGCCAACCTGGCCGAATTCGTGGTGATGACGGGCGACAATGGCGCCCGCGAACGGGTCATGCGACGGATCCGCCAGGCACTCGCCGCGGATTTTCCGGAAGTACGTGGGCGCGCCATGCGGCTCAACGTCGGTCCGCCGATGGATTATCCCGTGGTGTTCCGGGTGTTCGGCAAAGACCCCGCCGTCGTCCGCGGCATCGCCGACCAGGTGGCGGCGGTCGTGCGGGCCAACCCGCATACGGTGGACGTAAACGACGACTGGCACGAGCGGATTCCCGCGCTGCGGCTGGTGCTGGACCAGGACAAGGCGCGGGCCCTGGGGGTCAGCACGGCTTCTCTCGCCCGCGTCCTACAGGCTCATTACAGCGGCGTGACGGTAGGACAGCTCCGCGAAAACGACCAGCTCATCGATATCGTCTGGCGCGCCCAGACCCGGTTGCGCACGGACACTGCAGGTCTGCCCGACCTCGCCGTACCCACCGGCAGCGGCCAACCGGTACCGCTGTCCCAATTGGTGCGGTTCGAAACGGTGTTCGAGGACGGCGTGCGCTGGCGACGCAACCGTTTCCCCGCTATTTCGGTGCGCGCCGACGTGACGGACGGCGTGCTGGCGCCCGACGTCGCAGCGGAAATAGAACCGGCGCTCAAGCCCATCCTCGATGAACTGCCGCCCGGCTATTTCGTCGAAACCGGCGCCGCCCGGGAGGACGCGTGGACCGCCCAGAAATCGATCCTGGTCTGGATTCCCTTAGTGCTGGTGGCCACGCTCTTGCTGTTGATGCTGCAGTTGCAGAATCTGTCCCGGACCTTTCTGGTCTTCGTCACGGCGCCCCTGGGCGTGATCGGCGCCGCCTTCGCCCTCCTCCTGTTCCAGGCGCCGTTCGGATTCGTGGCTCTGCTCGGGATCATCGCTCTGGCAGGCATGATCATGCGCAATTCGGTCATCCTGGTGGACCAGATCGAACAGGATGAAAAAGCCGGTCTCGATACTCGCCGCGCCATCATCGAATCCACGGTCCGCCGTTTCCGGCCGATCATGCTCACAGCGGCGGCCGCCATACTTGCCATGATCCCACTGTCCACCAACGACTTTTTCGCTCCGCAGGCGATCGCGATCATGGGCGGCCTCAGCGTCGCCACCGTGCTGACGGTATTCTTCCTGCCGGCGCTCTACGCGGCCTGGTTCAAGGTCGAACGGCGCGAGGGGGCTGCATGA
- a CDS encoding efflux transporter outer membrane subunit, which produces MKPFRQTLTGALAVSLLCGCTPTRVALPPAPSAPANWAQAPAVPTSEPAALKHWWKKFDDPVLDGLIDLALAANSDLRSAQSRVREAAAMVVVTESSLYPGIDFFTSGGREKRIDRIIAVPGAKGYQLITPTADMVTGGIAARWELDIFGQRHLEAEAAAAQALGVEETLHAAQVGLLAQVATNYLELRGVQQQTALFEDNLNVQRERLKTLKAFYRAGLAEEASVAGQEALLQSAEAALPALNETAIRLIHRLSVLTGQPPQALQARLTKPLPLPASTPAVPNLLPSSLLAQRPDLRQAQAEVIAAAASLGAARADLLPKLVLSASGGFGALAVGGFPSLAESVYALGSGLTAPIFNAGRIRAQIAAADARLDQVAASYEKTFLAALEDVENAFLAHRTANERCNRLADAETAAEHARHSTEALYRRGAANYLAVLDSKASKLSVLGENVKARTTALVALVSLYRAFGGGWLDEPVAVKTD; this is translated from the coding sequence ATGAAGCCGTTCCGTCAGACCTTGACCGGCGCTCTGGCCGTAAGCCTCCTATGCGGATGTACGCCGACTCGGGTCGCTCTCCCGCCAGCCCCGTCCGCACCCGCAAACTGGGCTCAGGCACCCGCGGTGCCAACATCCGAGCCTGCGGCCTTGAAGCACTGGTGGAAGAAATTCGACGACCCGGTTCTCGATGGACTGATCGACCTCGCACTGGCTGCCAACTCGGATCTTCGGAGCGCCCAGTCCCGGGTGAGGGAAGCTGCGGCCATGGTGGTCGTTACCGAATCCTCGCTTTATCCCGGCATCGACTTCTTCACTTCCGGCGGACGCGAAAAACGGATCGACCGCATCATTGCCGTGCCAGGTGCCAAGGGCTATCAGCTGATCACCCCCACCGCCGACATGGTGACCGGTGGCATCGCCGCACGCTGGGAGCTGGACATCTTCGGCCAGCGCCACCTGGAAGCCGAAGCAGCGGCGGCGCAGGCGCTGGGCGTGGAAGAAACGCTGCACGCCGCCCAGGTCGGCCTGCTGGCGCAAGTGGCTACGAACTACCTGGAACTGCGCGGCGTGCAGCAGCAGACGGCCCTGTTCGAAGACAATCTCAATGTGCAGCGTGAGCGGCTGAAAACGCTGAAAGCCTTTTACCGCGCCGGCCTCGCCGAGGAAGCCAGCGTCGCCGGACAGGAAGCACTGTTGCAAAGCGCGGAGGCGGCCCTGCCGGCACTGAACGAAACCGCCATCCGCCTGATCCATCGCCTGAGCGTGCTGACCGGTCAGCCGCCGCAGGCGCTGCAGGCCAGGCTGACCAAACCCCTTCCGTTGCCGGCCTCGACCCCTGCCGTCCCCAATTTGTTGCCGTCGAGCCTGCTCGCGCAGCGCCCCGACCTTCGCCAGGCCCAGGCCGAAGTCATCGCCGCGGCGGCCAGCCTGGGGGCTGCCCGCGCCGACCTGCTGCCGAAACTGGTGCTCTCGGCCAGCGGTGGCTTCGGGGCCCTAGCGGTCGGCGGTTTCCCCAGCCTGGCCGAAAGCGTCTACGCCCTCGGCTCGGGCCTCACCGCACCGATTTTCAACGCAGGACGCATCCGCGCGCAGATCGCCGCCGCCGACGCAAGGCTCGACCAAGTGGCCGCGAGTTACGAAAAGACCTTTCTGGCGGCGCTCGAAGACGTGGAAAACGCCTTCCTCGCGCACCGCACGGCGAATGAGCGCTGCAACCGACTGGCAGACGCAGAAACCGCTGCAGAACATGCCCGGCATTCGACCGAAGCACTGTATCGACGGGGAGCGGCGAATTACCTTGCGGTGCTGGACTCGAAAGCTTCGAAACTGTCCGTCCTTGGCGAAAACGTCAAAGCCCGAACCACCGCGCTGGTTGCGCTGGTCTCCTTATACCGGGCGTTCGGCGGAGGCTGGCTGGATGAACCGGTTGCCGTTAAAACGGACTGA
- a CDS encoding RnfH family protein, with amino-acid sequence MNVGVCYADADRQLWLRMEMPDDSTVEQAIRYSGILERFPEIDLSVQKVGIFGKLVKLDAPVKEGDRIEIYRPITADPKTVRRRKIASDDDDDDDD; translated from the coding sequence ATGAACGTGGGCGTTTGCTATGCGGATGCCGACCGCCAATTGTGGCTCCGGATGGAAATGCCGGATGATAGCACGGTCGAACAGGCCATCCGCTATTCGGGCATTCTGGAACGGTTTCCGGAGATCGATCTGAGCGTCCAGAAAGTCGGTATCTTCGGCAAACTGGTGAAACTGGACGCCCCGGTGAAGGAAGGTGACCGCATTGAGATATACCGGCCCATCACGGCCGATCCCAAGACGGTGCGGCGTCGCAAGATCGCTTCTGATGACGACGATGACGACGACGATTGA
- a CDS encoding electron transport complex subunit E: MNPEFRKISRDGLWDNNIVFSQSIGLCPLLAVTGTATNGLGMGLATLAVMVVCNVLVSWVRVLIPSEIRIPVFVVLIAMVVTLVDMMMNAWLHEMHKVLGLFIPLIVTNCAILGRVEAYASRHPVAYGAMDGLMMGLGFTLALVVLGAAREVLGAGTLFASARLLMGDSFAWLETTFIHGYRGFLLMALPPGGFLMLGFLLAGKKLIDKRLAVRQRRSITVGETVVET, translated from the coding sequence ATGAATCCGGAATTTCGCAAAATCAGCCGCGACGGCTTGTGGGACAACAACATCGTCTTCAGCCAGAGCATCGGCCTGTGTCCGCTGCTGGCCGTCACCGGCACCGCGACCAACGGGCTCGGCATGGGGCTGGCCACCCTGGCGGTCATGGTCGTATGCAATGTTCTGGTTTCCTGGGTACGGGTATTGATCCCCTCGGAGATCCGCATCCCGGTGTTCGTGGTGCTCATCGCCATGGTGGTGACGCTGGTGGACATGATGATGAATGCCTGGTTGCACGAGATGCATAAGGTGCTGGGCCTGTTCATCCCCCTGATCGTGACCAACTGTGCCATCCTGGGCCGGGTCGAGGCCTATGCTTCGCGCCATCCCGTGGCGTATGGGGCGATGGACGGGCTGATGATGGGGCTGGGTTTCACCTTGGCCCTGGTGGTGTTGGGGGCGGCCCGGGAAGTGCTTGGCGCAGGTACCTTGTTCGCCAGTGCACGCCTTTTGATGGGCGATTCGTTCGCTTGGCTGGAAACGACGTTCATTCACGGCTACCGCGGGTTCCTGCTGATGGCGCTGCCGCCGGGCGGGTTCCTCATGCTCGGTTTCCTGCTGGCGGGGAAAAAGCTGATCGACAAGCGGCTGGCCGTCCGCCAGCGCCGGTCGATCACGGTGGGCGAAACGGTGGTGGAGACTTGA
- the rsxG gene encoding electron transport complex subunit RsxG — protein sequence MSSMMPENLRAEAISRWERLRQRFDDIETLRQRLDYQTGLLAAAGLLASLLLGVGDLATQGAIEQRQAEDLLATLEQVLPPDLHDNDLLHEVKTVSDTGLGETQVYLARKDGEVTAVAFSLSAAGGYSGPIALVMGVKADGTVLGVRVVAHAETPGLGDKIEIAKSDWILSFSGRSLDNTSDERWRVKKDGGDFDQFAGATITPRAVVGGVFKGLEFFRRHRTELVLPATGGQR from the coding sequence ATGAGCAGTATGATGCCTGAGAATCTGCGGGCGGAAGCCATCAGCCGGTGGGAGCGGCTGCGGCAGCGGTTCGACGACATAGAGACTCTGCGCCAGCGGCTGGACTACCAGACCGGACTGCTGGCTGCCGCGGGTCTGCTGGCCAGCCTGCTCCTGGGAGTGGGAGACCTGGCCACTCAGGGGGCCATCGAGCAGCGCCAGGCCGAGGACCTGCTGGCGACGCTGGAGCAGGTGCTGCCGCCCGATTTGCACGACAACGATCTGCTGCACGAGGTGAAAACAGTGTCCGACACCGGGTTGGGCGAGACTCAGGTGTATCTGGCTCGCAAGGACGGCGAGGTCACCGCCGTTGCCTTCAGTCTGTCCGCTGCCGGCGGCTATTCCGGCCCGATCGCCCTGGTCATGGGGGTGAAGGCCGACGGTACGGTGCTGGGGGTGCGGGTGGTGGCCCATGCCGAAACCCCCGGGCTGGGCGACAAGATCGAAATTGCCAAGTCGGACTGGATTCTGTCCTTTTCCGGCCGTTCGCTGGACAACACCTCGGACGAGCGCTGGCGGGTCAAGAAGGACGGCGGTGATTTCGACCAGTTCGCCGGCGCCACCATCACCCCGCGTGCGGTGGTGGGGGGGGTGTTCAAGGGCCTTGAGTTCTTCCGGCGGCACCGCACCGAGCTGGTATTGCCCGCAACAGGAGGTCAACGATGA